In Strix uralensis isolate ZFMK-TIS-50842 chromosome 10, bStrUra1, whole genome shotgun sequence, a single window of DNA contains:
- the IL5RA gene encoding interleukin-5 receptor subunit alpha isoform X1, with product MAILIYHLKIMASTIRTFLILLWTTNLVQPNIPQAAGVQVFPPVNLTLTVSALAQVLLHWKPNPNQEQKNYTIRYDVKILSPVPEEYDTKKTYSIRTAALHNGFSAHVRTLLLHDDFQMRSDWVKEKIPPLPGAPETSVTNLSCVTRITISSTVSLHCTWLPGQGAPEDTKYFLFYRYEIYTEECQDYIKDKWNRNTECRFSVTHIDPEEVDNLIVIHINGSSNYAAIKPFQQLFNQNAIEKVNVPRNVTVFLEQNDLLATWEKPISPFPKECFEYEFYLFNLKSGNKQILKISSNDFRLRIDVTSRYSIQIRANHHICCTRGFWSDWSEIIYVGQNKLENPVAWILAVLCVSTCCTFLLIAIICKINHVWSKLFPPIPSPSNKFRDPFPNDYERARTCTSETETEFGSFAEDLYCSALDDSVF from the exons ATGGCCATTCTCATTTACCATCTAAAGATTATGGCCAGCACGATAAGAACTTTTCTGATCCTACTTTGGACAACAAACTTGGTTCAGCCAAACATACCTCAAGCTGCAGGAG TTCAGGTTTTCCCACCTGTTAACCTGACCCTTACAGTCTCTGCATTAGCACAAGTACTTTTACACTGGAAACCAAACCCTAATCAAGAACAAAAAAACTACACTATTAGATACGATGTGAAAATCCTAAGCCCTGTGCCTGAAGAG tatgATACAAAGAAGACTTACAGTATCCGAACAGCTGCACTGCACAATGGTTTCTCCGCACACGTTCGGACGTTACTTCTCCATGATGACTTTCAGATGAGAAGTGACTGGGTGAAGGAAAAAATCCCGCCTCTGCCAG GTGCTCCAGAGACATCTGTCACTAATTTGTCCTGTGTTACTCGCATCACCATTTCTAGTACTGTTTCTCTCCATTGCACTTGGCTTCCTGGCCAAGGGGCACCTGAAGATACCAAGTACTTTCTATTTTACAG GTATGAGATATACACTGAAGAATGTCAAGATTATATCAAAGACAAGTGGAACAGGAATACTGAGTGCAGATTTTCAGTGACTCATATTGATCCTGAAGAGGTTGACAATCTCATTGTAATACACATTAATGGGTCTAGCAATTATGCTGCAATCAAGCCTTTTCAGCAGTTATTTAACCAAAATGCCATTG AGAAAGTGAATGTTCCCAGAAATGTCACTGTATTCTTAGAGCAAAACGATCTCCTGGCCACATGGGAGAAGccaatttctccttttcctaaagAATGTTTTGAGTACGAATTTTACCTCTTCAACTTGAAGTCAGGTAACAAGCAG ATACTGAAAATATCCTCAAACGACTTCAGATTACGGATTGATGTTACCAGCAGGTATTCCATACAAATAAGAGCGAATCATCACATATGTTGTACGAGAGGATTTTGGAGTGACTGGAGTGAAATTATTTATGTTG GACAAAACAAACTGGAGAATCCCGTAGCCTGGATTCTTGCTGTGCTCTGTGTGTCCACATGCTGCACATTCCTGCTCATTGCTATAATATGCAAAAT AAACCACGTATGGAGTAAACTGTTTCCACCAATTCCATCACCCAGCAACAAATTCAGGGATCCCTTCCCAAATGACTATGag AGAGCACGTACCTGCACCAGCGAGACGGAAACCGAGTTCGGCAGCTTTGCTGAGGATCTCTACTGCAGTGCCCTCGACGACTCTGTCTTCTGA
- the IL5RA gene encoding interleukin-5 receptor subunit alpha isoform X2 yields MAILIYHLKIMASTIRTFLILLWTTNLVQPNIPQAAGVQVFPPVNLTLTVSALAQVLLHWKPNPNQEQKNYTIRYDVKILSPVPEEYDTKKTYSIRTAALHNGFSAHVRTLLLHDDFQMRSDWVKEKIPPLPGAPETSVTNLSCVTRITISSTVSLHCTWLPGQGAPEDTKYFLFYRYEIYTEECQDYIKDKWNRNTECRFSVTHIDPEEVDNLIVIHINGSSNYAAIKPFQQLFNQNAIEKVNVPRNVTVFLEQNDLLATWEKPISPFPKECFEYEFYLFNLKSGNKQILKISSNDFRLRIDVTSRYSIQIRANHHICCTRGFWSDWSEIIYVGQNKLENPVAWILAVLCVSTCCTFLLIAIICKIVLQKRTRPF; encoded by the exons ATGGCCATTCTCATTTACCATCTAAAGATTATGGCCAGCACGATAAGAACTTTTCTGATCCTACTTTGGACAACAAACTTGGTTCAGCCAAACATACCTCAAGCTGCAGGAG TTCAGGTTTTCCCACCTGTTAACCTGACCCTTACAGTCTCTGCATTAGCACAAGTACTTTTACACTGGAAACCAAACCCTAATCAAGAACAAAAAAACTACACTATTAGATACGATGTGAAAATCCTAAGCCCTGTGCCTGAAGAG tatgATACAAAGAAGACTTACAGTATCCGAACAGCTGCACTGCACAATGGTTTCTCCGCACACGTTCGGACGTTACTTCTCCATGATGACTTTCAGATGAGAAGTGACTGGGTGAAGGAAAAAATCCCGCCTCTGCCAG GTGCTCCAGAGACATCTGTCACTAATTTGTCCTGTGTTACTCGCATCACCATTTCTAGTACTGTTTCTCTCCATTGCACTTGGCTTCCTGGCCAAGGGGCACCTGAAGATACCAAGTACTTTCTATTTTACAG GTATGAGATATACACTGAAGAATGTCAAGATTATATCAAAGACAAGTGGAACAGGAATACTGAGTGCAGATTTTCAGTGACTCATATTGATCCTGAAGAGGTTGACAATCTCATTGTAATACACATTAATGGGTCTAGCAATTATGCTGCAATCAAGCCTTTTCAGCAGTTATTTAACCAAAATGCCATTG AGAAAGTGAATGTTCCCAGAAATGTCACTGTATTCTTAGAGCAAAACGATCTCCTGGCCACATGGGAGAAGccaatttctccttttcctaaagAATGTTTTGAGTACGAATTTTACCTCTTCAACTTGAAGTCAGGTAACAAGCAG ATACTGAAAATATCCTCAAACGACTTCAGATTACGGATTGATGTTACCAGCAGGTATTCCATACAAATAAGAGCGAATCATCACATATGTTGTACGAGAGGATTTTGGAGTGACTGGAGTGAAATTATTTATGTTG GACAAAACAAACTGGAGAATCCCGTAGCCTGGATTCTTGCTGTGCTCTGTGTGTCCACATGCTGCACATTCCTGCTCATTGCTATAATATGCAAAAT TGTCCTGCAAAAAAGAACAAGACCATTCTGA